One genomic window of Dunckerocampus dactyliophorus isolate RoL2022-P2 chromosome 7, RoL_Ddac_1.1, whole genome shotgun sequence includes the following:
- the LOC129185638 gene encoding terminal nucleotidyltransferase 4A-like isoform X1, with protein MDPRTAWIQPEQKGPANSLWMHIWETSQGFATNSAIDNHIQYQPSHVTLNVIPMDSNSECCKSVEPPLGAVFGKLSKRDGGSGERGSARRKGSLSPSSSSLDSEAESSSPSGSSLQIDNLNVAEEASRFLHYGEHELNDNVRQQHPPPPLHAAPQHCRSTQQSGGHTPARMKNQHVNKQHHHQSSGRRRYLNRANTFHGVNPLLAHGCSGHHADSSCSLWKTRRYSPGVNGLHEEIVDFFNFMSPRPEEEAMRRDVVKRIGSVIKELWPTARVEIFGSFSTGLYLPTSDIDLVVFGKWDHPPLQELEQALKRHNVSGPYPIKVLDKATVPIIKLTDHETEVKVDISFNVETAVKAAQFIKSYLKKYTVLPPLIFVLKQFLLQRDLNEVFTGGISSYSLILMAISFLQLHPRIDTRRTNINLGILLIEFFELYGRDFNYMKTGIRVTSGAYLSKEEMLKAMGNGNRPSMLCIEDPIQPGNDVGRSSYGVLKVKQVFDFAYMVLSHGVSPLARAYPNKEYESTLGRIIKVFPEVLAYRDWTIKKWGAKQYANRENHDVETFEQDFAKLMLVSVEDQRDTSSPLSADSPSPSPVFLNSPQHPSSPSSSSSSSPCSNSSSSGSDIESDPPLSINDAIHLHSLNLASVHSLMHMATHPTAFIHTVPQFYHENPPSISMVHRNLTQAAVSQHSNSTSPILSPLHQLHRPRVGGQHQHMYTVRPDSQGPFEPHKFGFKHNQGNSPRGQSQSQGCFSPQRRLVPQGHNTAPGLRNQQQYNRTTWRRRKRENLPALNQSR; from the exons ATGGATCCCAGGACTGCTTGGATCCAACCGGAGCAGAAGGGACCTGCCAATTCCCTATGGATGCACATTTGGGAAACGTCTCAGGGATTCGCTACAAATTCCGCTATCGATAACCACATACAGTACCAACCCAGCCATGTAACATTAAACGTTATCCCAATGGACTCTAACAGCGAGTGTTGTAAAAGTGTAGAGCCGCCGCTCGGTGCTGTGTTCGGGAAACTGTCGAAGCGAGACGGCGGTAGCGGAGAGAGGGGGAGCGCCCGGAGGAAGGGTTCCTTGTCACCGTCGTCCTCCTCTCTGGATTCGGAGGCCGAGAGCTCGTCTCCCTCCGGCTCCTCTCTCCAAATAGACAATTTAAACGTCGCCGAAGAGGCCAGCAGGTTTTTACACTACGGCGAACACGAGCTGAACGACAACGTGAGGCAGCAACACCCCCCTCCGCCTCTCCACGCTGCTCCCCAACATTGTCGCAGCACGCAACAATCTGGCGGCCACACCCCCGCCAGGATGAAGAACCAGCACGTGAACAAGCAGCACCATCATCAGTCATCCGGCCGCAGGAGGTATCTGAACCGTGCTAACACTTTCCACGGCGTCAACCCGCTGCTGGCCCACGGATGCAGTGGACACCACGCAGACTCCTCCTGCAGCCTGTGGAAGACCAGGCGCTACAGCCCAGGTGTCAATGG TCTCCATGAAGAGATAGTGGACTTTTTCAACTTCATGTCACCGCGTCCCGAGGAGGAGGCCATGAGAAGAGATGTTGTGAAACGGATCGGGAGCGTCATCAAGGAACTGTGGCCCACAGCTCGG GTGGAGATATTTGGCAGCTTCAGTACAGGACTCTATCTTCCAACCAG tgacatTGACCTGGTGGTGTTTGGAAAGTGGGACCACCCACCATTACAGGAACTGGAACAAGCACTGAAGAGACACAACGTGTCAGGCCCGTATCCCATCAAAGTCCTTGACAAAGCTACT GTGCCCATTATCAAGCTGACTGACCATGAAACCGAGGTCAAAGTTGACATCAGCTTCAATGTGGAGACTGCTGTCAAAGCAGCACAGTTCATTAAGAGCTACCTTAAG AAATACACTGTTCTGCCACCACTGATCTTCGTTCTGAAGCAATTCCTACTCCAGAGGGACCTGAATGAAGTCTTTACTGGAGGCATCAGTTCCTACAGTCTCATATTGATGGCCATCAGTTTCCTGCAG TTGCATCCTCGCATTGACACGCGGCGCACTAACATCAACTTGGGCATCCTGCTGATTGAGTTCTTTGAGCTGTACGGTCGCGATTTCAACTACATGAAGACGGGCATCCGAGTGACCAGTGGGGCGTACCTGTCTAAGGAGGAGATGCTCAAAGCCATGGGGAACGGAAACCGCCCATCCATGCTCTGTATTGAAGACCCAATTCAGCCAG GTAACGATGTGGGCCGAAGTTCATATGGTGTCTTGAAAGTCAAGCAGGTGTTTGACTTTGCTTACATGGTGCTCAGTCATGGTGTGTCTCCTCTTGCCCGGGCATACCCCAACAAAGAGTACGAAAG TACTTTGGGACGTATTATCAAGGTTTTCCCAGAGGTGCTGGCCTACAGAGACTGGACCATTAAGAAGTGGGGAGCTAAGCAGTATGCCAACCGTGAAAATCATG ATGTAGAGACCTTTGAGCAGGACTTTGCCAAGCTGATGCTAGTTTCAGTGGAGGATCAGCGAGACACGTCCTCCCCCCTCAGCGCAGACTCCCCCTCGCCATCTCCAGTCTTCCTCAACAGCCCACAGCACccttcatcaccatcatcatcatcatcatcatcccctTGCTCCAACTCTTCCTCCTCTGGAAGTGACATT gagtCTGACCCTCCTCTAAGCATTAACGATGCAATCCATCTTCACTCCCTCAACCTGGCCTCAGTCCATTCATTAATGCACATGGCTACACATCCAACAGCCTTCATCCACACTGTACCTCAG TTCTACCATGAAAATCCGCCATCTATCAGCATGGTGCACCGGAACTTGACACAAGCTGCTGTCTCCCAGCACTCAAACTCCACAAGCCCCATACTCAGCCCCCTCCACCAACTCCACCGCCCCCGGGTGGGAGGGCAGCACCAGCACATGTACACTGTGCGACCTGACTCCCAAGGCCCCTTTGAGCCTCACAAATTTGGCTTCAAGCACAACCAAGGCAATAGCCCTCGTGGTCAAAGTCAATCTCAAGGTTGCTTCAGTCCCCAGCGGCGATTAGTTCCTCAGGGCCACAATACAGCGCCAGGCTTGAGGAACCAGCAGCAATATAACCGTACCACCTGGCGACGCAGGAAGAGGGAAAATCTCCCAGCTCTGAATCAGAGCAGATGA
- the LOC129185638 gene encoding terminal nucleotidyltransferase 4A-like isoform X2, translating into MDPRTAWIQPEQKGPANSLWMHIWETSQGFATNSAIDNHIQYQPSHVTLNVIPMDSNSECCKSVEPPLGAVFGKLSKRDGGSGERGSARRKGSLSPSSSSLDSEAESSSPSGSSLQIDNLNVAEEASRFLHYGEHELNDNVRQQHPPPPLHAAPQHCRSTQQSGGHTPARMKNQHVNKQHHHQSSGRRRYLNRANTFHGVNPLLAHGCSGHHADSSCSLWKTRRYSPGVNGLHEEIVDFFNFMSPRPEEEAMRRDVVKRIGSVIKELWPTARVEIFGSFSTGLYLPTSDIDLVVFGKWDHPPLQELEQALKRHNVSGPYPIKVLDKATVPIIKLTDHETEVKVDISFNVETAVKAAQFIKSYLKKYTVLPPLIFVLKQFLLQRDLNEVFTGGISSYSLILMAISFLQLHPRIDTRRTNINLGILLIEFFELYGRDFNYMKTGIRVTSGAYLSKEEMLKAMGNGNRPSMLCIEDPIQPGNDVGRSSYGVLKVKQVFDFAYMVLSHGVSPLARAYPNKEYESTLGRIIKVFPEVLAYRDWTIKKWGAKQYANRENHETFEQDFAKLMLVSVEDQRDTSSPLSADSPSPSPVFLNSPQHPSSPSSSSSSSPCSNSSSSGSDIESDPPLSINDAIHLHSLNLASVHSLMHMATHPTAFIHTVPQFYHENPPSISMVHRNLTQAAVSQHSNSTSPILSPLHQLHRPRVGGQHQHMYTVRPDSQGPFEPHKFGFKHNQGNSPRGQSQSQGCFSPQRRLVPQGHNTAPGLRNQQQYNRTTWRRRKRENLPALNQSR; encoded by the exons ATGGATCCCAGGACTGCTTGGATCCAACCGGAGCAGAAGGGACCTGCCAATTCCCTATGGATGCACATTTGGGAAACGTCTCAGGGATTCGCTACAAATTCCGCTATCGATAACCACATACAGTACCAACCCAGCCATGTAACATTAAACGTTATCCCAATGGACTCTAACAGCGAGTGTTGTAAAAGTGTAGAGCCGCCGCTCGGTGCTGTGTTCGGGAAACTGTCGAAGCGAGACGGCGGTAGCGGAGAGAGGGGGAGCGCCCGGAGGAAGGGTTCCTTGTCACCGTCGTCCTCCTCTCTGGATTCGGAGGCCGAGAGCTCGTCTCCCTCCGGCTCCTCTCTCCAAATAGACAATTTAAACGTCGCCGAAGAGGCCAGCAGGTTTTTACACTACGGCGAACACGAGCTGAACGACAACGTGAGGCAGCAACACCCCCCTCCGCCTCTCCACGCTGCTCCCCAACATTGTCGCAGCACGCAACAATCTGGCGGCCACACCCCCGCCAGGATGAAGAACCAGCACGTGAACAAGCAGCACCATCATCAGTCATCCGGCCGCAGGAGGTATCTGAACCGTGCTAACACTTTCCACGGCGTCAACCCGCTGCTGGCCCACGGATGCAGTGGACACCACGCAGACTCCTCCTGCAGCCTGTGGAAGACCAGGCGCTACAGCCCAGGTGTCAATGG TCTCCATGAAGAGATAGTGGACTTTTTCAACTTCATGTCACCGCGTCCCGAGGAGGAGGCCATGAGAAGAGATGTTGTGAAACGGATCGGGAGCGTCATCAAGGAACTGTGGCCCACAGCTCGG GTGGAGATATTTGGCAGCTTCAGTACAGGACTCTATCTTCCAACCAG tgacatTGACCTGGTGGTGTTTGGAAAGTGGGACCACCCACCATTACAGGAACTGGAACAAGCACTGAAGAGACACAACGTGTCAGGCCCGTATCCCATCAAAGTCCTTGACAAAGCTACT GTGCCCATTATCAAGCTGACTGACCATGAAACCGAGGTCAAAGTTGACATCAGCTTCAATGTGGAGACTGCTGTCAAAGCAGCACAGTTCATTAAGAGCTACCTTAAG AAATACACTGTTCTGCCACCACTGATCTTCGTTCTGAAGCAATTCCTACTCCAGAGGGACCTGAATGAAGTCTTTACTGGAGGCATCAGTTCCTACAGTCTCATATTGATGGCCATCAGTTTCCTGCAG TTGCATCCTCGCATTGACACGCGGCGCACTAACATCAACTTGGGCATCCTGCTGATTGAGTTCTTTGAGCTGTACGGTCGCGATTTCAACTACATGAAGACGGGCATCCGAGTGACCAGTGGGGCGTACCTGTCTAAGGAGGAGATGCTCAAAGCCATGGGGAACGGAAACCGCCCATCCATGCTCTGTATTGAAGACCCAATTCAGCCAG GTAACGATGTGGGCCGAAGTTCATATGGTGTCTTGAAAGTCAAGCAGGTGTTTGACTTTGCTTACATGGTGCTCAGTCATGGTGTGTCTCCTCTTGCCCGGGCATACCCCAACAAAGAGTACGAAAG TACTTTGGGACGTATTATCAAGGTTTTCCCAGAGGTGCTGGCCTACAGAGACTGGACCATTAAGAAGTGGGGAGCTAAGCAGTATGCCAACCGTGAAAATCATG AGACCTTTGAGCAGGACTTTGCCAAGCTGATGCTAGTTTCAGTGGAGGATCAGCGAGACACGTCCTCCCCCCTCAGCGCAGACTCCCCCTCGCCATCTCCAGTCTTCCTCAACAGCCCACAGCACccttcatcaccatcatcatcatcatcatcatcccctTGCTCCAACTCTTCCTCCTCTGGAAGTGACATT gagtCTGACCCTCCTCTAAGCATTAACGATGCAATCCATCTTCACTCCCTCAACCTGGCCTCAGTCCATTCATTAATGCACATGGCTACACATCCAACAGCCTTCATCCACACTGTACCTCAG TTCTACCATGAAAATCCGCCATCTATCAGCATGGTGCACCGGAACTTGACACAAGCTGCTGTCTCCCAGCACTCAAACTCCACAAGCCCCATACTCAGCCCCCTCCACCAACTCCACCGCCCCCGGGTGGGAGGGCAGCACCAGCACATGTACACTGTGCGACCTGACTCCCAAGGCCCCTTTGAGCCTCACAAATTTGGCTTCAAGCACAACCAAGGCAATAGCCCTCGTGGTCAAAGTCAATCTCAAGGTTGCTTCAGTCCCCAGCGGCGATTAGTTCCTCAGGGCCACAATACAGCGCCAGGCTTGAGGAACCAGCAGCAATATAACCGTACCACCTGGCGACGCAGGAAGAGGGAAAATCTCCCAGCTCTGAATCAGAGCAGATGA
- the ice1 gene encoding little elongation complex subunit 1: MMPGDSQPKTVAIAADATSENCQNCSVLHQSLTEYVSSFLALKQKILVSDDPIRLKQQLEELQIQLVALKKKTEDYESVRAELEEKTRILVGYEHMSEEVEKLKQENNNTLTENRNLDDRLKDTKERMETQSLENALLKREKATLENDLLKAQLSLQKSREKADELEKLKEDHAKTTSIKDNLANKLARLEESFSQKNNQITQLTKEKRLLERNMYDFQVRILKLEKERNKEYRSASTQVKPPPEQKVDKEKVRMLLQHVWACVEPQHQQSANLLHLHEFNSNAKQLLTTSTPSAHTPQKVESQIPFNRVREIQKSPIQTKSTNTTLKASPSVKKTEKQTSPQLTGGTKQKQKPSPTNNKHFSREDKPKDPSDTASPYEILEWFKPLRPCLSPLSDTEKGTESMETEQRETQNNGPPGKHRFHLNEEELVLSTLKPPSPIVEENTGLCDVTTQEMEFSSGVQESTITITTELKTERHNTDGEKIQIGEHTLEQLVVFPSSETTVPVQNAPSSTVGKEPSYVEPLSSRATGIIQETVPCNAADSQEEAEVEPKNDESAIIGETNINEIQATVCEDSPKASNLVVKKKEVDVHSVTCINSGQIKDNSDTEHASENENNNQDSSCVAPGAQEGIVLHPHENAAHQGEYSKMQQDKRCISNCDTNSNVASTESVDREEKEAFPFTGKMEEEAQETARGNGAVCPGDPSSITVSPSMSRINNTDETIVYHIPCVTTIPMTEDALCEKYKKSDLGISLQDTTFKSNSSKEKTHLLCSQLSPSHLIPNANKVCAAKLKPEEIHTNVNGKYLSNNKKPTQALTNLEKEGVVVKDSTQDISCDGQAVSTIKQTAAEVNGQDKSHLSTEVLDKRNHDVIIGGASTAGSETSATEAPTLSPESIGQVRTEMGPPLPPVITPLRTPPKAGKPISPRQAIGKLSFPSPVGRLASPSTPVQTPVTPNSQNAGSLTLSSPIPTNGVPSSPLQFGSATPKHAVPVPGRLPAAVNSSPSAASCPSQENSVRILDSMYPELSARARTLSILRGNLSISSSESRASPQTTDSQMSSFKTISSSSTVFIKAEMRGEKRPAADLPQPKNSKCLRLDSTSPGDIHKVAPPFSTNSGEESASPQTPKLSQIENMKNDPSIKDEEPVEENTIVCLLKRIENQAFDLLPVIQSYLFVGKLPKKPVLRDEEKEVISEICQNSLADDMMLAILNKLKTEKSGLCKKYMQALCRVYTAICRQKTDFEKAHILAYSLLVEDFPDCSKLILFMVTTWPSVLSHSSLLCRAVHTVTKLKATHDLSKCLSAYLGWEKSPPCDIDVLIARTLSDMRSCPGLSFTKHSRYGDDLGTEVWEQVFTMHLLCAHKSWKWSYDNILSKELWPMMNTWVSQSRDQQVPISNVTVAAVLRLIGRLGQLGIKEKSISSVLTIANVINTFGRHGQSEGVPWQVQLAAVYCIHDLSPCNPKEALEALAEWRGEASQTVPPAVTSCINQLASVCRHAKNE; this comes from the exons ATGATGCCAGGAGACAGCCAGCCCAAGACTGTAGCAATTGCCGCCGACGCGACTTCTGAAAACTGTCAAAATTGCTCCGTTTTGCACCAG AGTTTGACAGAATATGTGTCATCATTTCTGGCACTCAAGCAAAAGATCCTCGTTTCGGA TGACCCAATCCGGCTGAAACAACAGCTGGAGGAGCTTCAGATTCAATTGGTTGCTTTGAAGAAAAAGACAGAAGATTATGAATCTGTGCGAGCTGAATTGGAAGAAAAAACG AGGATTCTTGTCGGCTATGAACATATGTCTGAAGAAGTCGAGAAGTTGAAGCAAGAAAACAATAATACACTGACTGA GAATCGGAACCTTGATGACCGCCTAAAGGATACGAAAG AGCGCATGGAAACTCAGTCTCTTGAAAATGCACTACTGAAGAGGGAAAAGGCCACGTTAGAAAATGATTTACTGAAAGCAcaa TTATCCTTGCAGAAATCTCGAGAAAAGGCTGATGAACTCGAAAAACTGAAAGAGGATCATGCCAAGACAACAAGCAT AAAAGATAACCTTGCAAATAAGCTTGCCCGGCTAGAag AATCATTTTCCCAAAAGAATAATCAAATAACCCAGCTTACTAAAGAGAAGAGGCTGCTGGAGAGAAACATGTATGACTTCCAG GTAAGAATTTTAAAActggagaaagaaagaaataaag aaTATAGGAGCGCATCAACTCAAGTAAAACCACCTCCAGAACAAAAAGTTGACAAAG AAAAGGTTCGGATGCTTCTCCAACATGTGTGGGCTTGTGTAGAACCTCAACACCAGCAATCAGCTAACTTGTTGCACTTACATG aattcaACTCCAATGCCAAGCAATTACTGACCACTTCTACCCCAAGCGCACACACTCCTCAGAAGGTCGAATCCCAGATCCCTTTCAATAGGGTCAGGGAAATCCAAAAATCCCCCATCCAGACAAAATCTACTAACACAACATTGAAAGCCTCGCCATCTGTGAAGAAAACCGAGAAACAAACATCTCCACAGCTAACAGGGGGcacaaagcaaaaacaaaaaccctccCCAACAAACAACAAGCACTTCTCCAGGGAAGACAAACCAAAGGACCCTTCTGACACAGCCAGTCCATATGAGATATTGGAATGGTTTAAGCCATTGCGTCCTTGCCTATCTCCACTATCGGATACT GAAAAAGGAACCGAGTCTATGGAGACCGAGCAGAGAGAAACGCAAAACAATGGCCCACCTGGCAAACACAGATTTCATCTTAATGAAGAGGAGTTGGTCCTTTCAACTCTAAAACCTCCTTCACCCATAGTTGAGGAAAATACAGGCTTGTGTGATGTCACAACACAAGAAATGGAATTCTCTTCTGGTGTACAAGAGTCtactattaccattaccacAGAGCTGAAGACTGAAAGGCATAATACAGATGGTGAGAAAATTCAGATTGGGGAGCATACATTGGAGCAATTGGTAGTCTTCCCTTCATCAGAAACCACAGTTCCGGTTCAGAATGCCCCATCGAGCACAGTTGGTAAGGAGCCAAGCTATGTGGAACCTCTGAGTAGTCGTGCAACAGGTATCATCCAAGAAACTGTCCCCTGTAATGCTGCAGATTCACAAGAAGAAGCTGAAGTAGAGCCAAAAAATGATGAGTCAGCAATTATTGGCGAGACGAACATCAATGAAATCCAAGCCACTGTTTGTGAGGACTCTCCTAAAGCAAGTAACTTGGTGGTCAAGAAGAAAGAAGTGGATGTGCACTCAGTTACTTGCATCAACTCCGGGCAGATCAAAGATAATTCCGATACGGAACATGCATCTGAAAATGAGAATAACAATCAGGACTCAAGCTGTGTTGCACCAGGAGCTCAAGAAGGCATAGTCTTACATCCCCACGAGAATGCAGCGCACCAAGGAGAATACTCAAAAATGCAACAGGACAAACGGTGTATATCAAACTGTGACACCAATAGTAATGTCGCCAGTACAGAAAGTGTAGACAGAGAAGAAAAGGAGGCATTCCCTTTCACAGGCAAAATGGAGGAAGAAGCCCAGGAAACTGCCAGAGGTAATGGAGCGGTTTGTCCCGGCGATCCAAGTAGCATTACAGTGTCACCTTCAATGTCGAGGATTAATAATACAGATGAAACCATTGTGTACCATATACCTTGTGTAACAACAATTCCAATGACTGAAGACGCATTgtgtgaaaaatacaaaaaatctgATCTTGGGATTTCTCTTCAAGACACAACATTCAAGTCTAACTCTTCTAAAGAAAAGACACATTTGCTATGTAGTCAGTTGAGTCCTTCTCATCTGATACCCAATGCAAACAAAGTTTGCGCAGCCAAACTAAAACCAGAAGAAATTCACACTAATGTAAATGGCAAATACctttcaaacaacaaaaaacccacACAGGCATTGACAAATTTAGAGAAGGAAGGGGTTGTAGTCAAAGACTCAACTCAGGACATTTCTTGTGATGGGCAAGCAGTCAGCACTATTAAACAGACTGCTGCAGAAGTGAATGGACAAGATAAATCTCATTTGTCCACTGAAGTGCTTGATAAACGAAATCACGACGTAATCATAGGAGGGGCTTCCACAGCTGGCTCAGAGACAAGTGCAACTGAAGCACCCACTTTGTCGCCGGAGTCCATAGGCCAAGTTCGCACTGAAATGGGTCCTCCACTCCCTCCTGTCATCACCCCTTTGAGGACGCCTCCAAAAGCAGGAAAACCAATCAGTCCACGGCAGGCCATTGGAAAGCTTTCCTTTCCCTCCCCAGTGGGTAGATTGGCTTCTCCTTCCACTCCAGTTCAGACCCCTGTGACTCCCAATAGTCAGAATGCAGGTTCATTAACTCTCAGCAGTCCCATTCCCACTAATGGAGTCCCCTCATCACCTCTTCAGTTTGGCTCTGCCACCCCAAAACATGCTGTGCCCGTCCCAGGTCGCCTGCCTGCTGCAGTAAATTCATCACCCTCCGCAGCCTCCTGTCCATCTCAGGAAAATTCAGTGAGGATTCTGGATAGCATGTACCCAGAACTTTCTGCACGTGCCCGTACACTGAGCATTCTTAGGGGGAATCTCAGCATCAGTTCTTCAGAAAGCAGAGCCTCACCCCAAACCACTGACAGTCAGATGTCgagttttaaaacaatttctTCGTCATCAACTGTTTTCATCAAGGCTGAGATGAGAGGAGAAAAACGACCTGCCGCTGACTTGCCTCAGCCTAAAAACAGCAAGTGTCTCCGGCTGGACAGCACCTCTCCAGGTGACATCCACAAAGTGGCACCTCCCTTCTCGACCAACAGTGGAGAGGAGTCTGCATCGCCTCAGACTCCAAAGCTCAGTCAGattgaaaatatgaaaaacgATCCATCAATCAAGGATGAAGAACCTGTTGAGGAAAATACTATTGTCTGCCTTTTGAAGAGAATTGAAAACCAGGCCTTTGACTTGTTGCCTGTAATCCAGAGCTACCTGTTTGTCGGTAAACTGCCCAAAAAACCTGTCCTGAGAGATGAGGAGAAGGAAGTCATCTCAGAGATTTGTCAGAACAGCTTG GCAGATGATATGATGTTGGCCATCTTGAACAAACTCAAGACAGAGAAGAGTGGCCtctgtaaaaaatatatgcaggCCCTCTGCAGAGTCTACACAGCCATCTGTCGACAGAAGACAGACTTTGAAAAGGCTCATATCCTGGCTTACAGCTTGCTAGTAGAAG ATTTCCCAGACTGCTCCAAGCTGATTTTGTTTATGGTGACAACATGGCCCAGTGTTTTGTCTCATAGCAGCCTCCTGTGCCGAGCCGTACACACAGTCACCAAACTTAAAGCAACTCATGATCTCTCCAAGTGCCTCTCAGCATACCTTGGATGGGAAAAG AGTCCCCCCTGTGACATCGATGTGCTAATCGCCAGAACACTCTCGGACATGCGATCATGTCCAGGGTTGTCTTTCACTAAACACAGTCGGTACGGTGACGACCTGGGAACGGAGGTTTGGGAGCAGGTTTTCACTATGCATCTCCTCTGTGCACACAAGTCATGGAAGTGGAGCTATGATAATATCTTGAG TAAAGAGTTATGGCCCATGATGAACACTTGGGTGTCACAGTCCCGAGACCAGCAAGTTCCCATCTCAAACGTGACTGTAGCAGCTGTCCTCCGGCTCATTG GGCGCCTTGGCCAGCTGGGAATCAAAGAGAAAAGCATTTCTTCGGTGTTAACAATCGCCAATGTCATCAATACATTTGGTAGGCACGGCCAGAGTGAAG GTGTGCCATGGCAGGTGCAGTTAGCAGCCGTGTACTGCATCCACGACCTGTCTCCATGCAATCCCAAAGAAGCCCTGGAAGCGCTTGCAGAGTGGCGAGGAGAAGCATCACAGACCGTTCCCCCTGCTGTCACTAGCTGCATTAACCAGCTGGCCTCTGTCTGCAGGCATGCCAAAAATGAGTGA